In Cyclopterus lumpus isolate fCycLum1 chromosome 2, fCycLum1.pri, whole genome shotgun sequence, the genomic stretch GAAATCCAGATCACATCATATATAAGTTAtaaattgatttgattttgtgAGATAATATTTGATTCACCTACGAACCAGCAAGAATGATTAATCCTCCCCAAGAACACCGTCCCCACCGTGAAATCTGGGCTGACTAACTTCCTTCCCTCAGCCAGGACACTGAAAATGGGTCTTCCATCACTACAGTGACCCAAAATATACGGCCAAGGCAACAAAGGAGCGTCAAACCTGGTGACCAACAACAAGAAACGTCTGACCTCTGTGCTGCCACCAGGTACCGAGTCATGTTTTGCGAGGGaatcaaatgcaaataaatgtataactttttatatgatgtgttttttctgGATTTTTGTTCTCGTCTCTCACTGTCAAAATAAACCCAACATTAAAATTCTAGATCATTAATTTCTTTGTAAGTGGGCAAGGGATCAAATAGTTATTTCCTCTGCTGTATATTGGCATACTTCTGATCTCATTGCTCTCATTGCTCCTGACACTCGTTACTCTTTGCTGCCTTGCTGCCTTGCTGCCTTGCTGCcttgttcccccccccaccccccccaccccccacgaGCATGTTAGCTAATTGGTGCTCCCGTGGTAACCAGCTTGTAGTAGGCTCCCTTCAGTGCCATGAGCTGGTCATGCGATCCTTTCTCAATCACGAAGCCCCTGGACATGACGGCAATGATGTCCGAGTTCTGAATGGTGGACAGGCGATGGGCGATGACGATGCACGTCCGGCCCTCTCTGGCTTTGTCCAGGGCCCCTTGCACGGTCTGCCacgaaacaacacaaacatgaagCGGCGTTACGTTCTCCCCACACAGGAGACAATTATAGTCATTTCACAATCACGCGCTGATTACTATCATTAGAATGTTCCAGTGCATCAGTGCGCCGCGGAGGCCTCTAGAAAAGCTACCGCATAGCCTCAGACACAACGAGGCTCTACAGGAGGGCTGGTACGAACTGTGCGCTGCTGCTGATAATAATAGAGATGatgaatgataatgataataataattaactgcCGACCCGCCTTGCTCTCTGTGCCCGATGAATATCAAGCAGCTGCACTGTACTATGGTGAGAAGTGTGTGGATTCAACACACGAGGGACGGCACCGATCAGAGTTTAATGAGGCGTACCTTCTCGCTCTCGGTATCCAGGGCGGAAGTGGCCTCGTCCAGGAGCAGGATCTTGGGGTCGCGGATGATCGCCCTGGCAATGGCGATACGCTGCTTCTGACCGCGAGACAGCTGAGAGCCCTGGGCGCCGACGTTTGTCTCGTATTTCTGAGGCAGGATGAAAAATGAGTCATATCACATTGTATTTGTcttgaagattaaaaaaaaacatgtcactgTTCATTGTGTCCACACTGCAAGAAATAGTTCTTGGAACGCAGGTTTTGAGGGACGTTTTTTAGCTTCAAATGGATCCACATCAAGatcctttgtttgtgttttatctgTAAGTATTTCTATCATTATCGGCCTTAAGAAATCCAGTATCAGTCAAtaataaaacttaaaaaaacctaaataattatatttttacagTCATTTACAGACTAATGTTAACAGTACCTCAGGAAGTGACATGACAAAGTCATGGAGCTGGGCCTTCTTGGCAGCAGAGATGACCTCATTAATGCTGATGTCCCGCACGTTGTCGCCGTACTTGATGTTCTCTTCGATGCTGCAGTCAAACAAGATGGGCTCCTGGGACACGATGCCAATCTTGGAGCGCAGGAAGGGCACGTTGACGCGGGTCGAGTCGTGGCCATCAATCAGCTGCGGGAAGCAATTGATTTTACCATTAGGAGAAAGCAATATAATAACCAAAGACTGGAAATACAATCCACTTAATGAACTATCATAACGCCATCTCTGCCGTGATTTCTCTCTGTGCAGAGGTGACGCTGTCCTTTTTAAATCTCGAGCAGGGAATCAGGACTGCGTGTTTCCAAACCACTTCCAACTCAATTAAGGCCATTTGAATCTTGGCAGGGATCCCTTCCTGGCACAAAGGCAGACCTCCATCCTGTGTGGAGTGCCCCTTTTTTATATAAAGCACAAAGTCAGCATAAATGTCTGATTGATGAATTAATTGAAGTGATATGAGGGCCATAAATACTTCAGTCACTGAATGTCCAGTCATTATTCTTTGACTTTGACAAACCTCTCAGAGTGACACTACAACTGAGCCTCATGAGAGTGCAAGCTGAAAGCAGACTATACATATGTCTTCCTCATTTCACAACGAGATAGTTGACATTATGATAAAGGTCAGCATTTGTTGTAATAATAGGTTTCAGAGGTACGTATCCTCAGTGAAGTATGCAGCAGACTTTTCATATTTGTCTGATCCATAAACTGTAAACATGTGGCAGTATAACTGATGAGTGAAGCTGTTCACATCCTTGACTGTAGCTGTGCCTTCAACACTGACGCATTATCACTATATAAAGCTAGTACAGCTAGcgtgttagcaaacagtttCCTATTTACACATCTATTTACGCACGTGGCAACATTCGCTGTTTGTTTTGGCCCAGCAAAATTGAAGTCCAATATTAACTCTTGTTTTAGCTCAGTTTTTTGGTCTCCACTGGCCTCTCATTAGCTGCTAATTGCTCTGTATTCACCAGCTAGCAGCTAACTTTACCCGTTAGCCGTTTGTTGCTCTGCTGACAGAAGGGCCCCTCCAGAACCACCGAAGACGGACACTATCTTATATTATAGCACCTATAGTACTGAATTTAAGTATAAAAGTAATTTTAACAATAAAAAGATCAGAGCCCCTTTTGACattaacaataaaaatgtttttaaaaaaactatatcTTCCCTCTAATTGCGATTATTAAAtcgcataaaataaaaaagtacctCAAGAATTGTACCATTTACAGgatacaataataacaattcaTAAGGCACTTTGCATCCAATGTACATCTGCAGGAcgctgcagtgtgtcctcaccACTCGGCCTTGGTCGGGATCATAGAACTTCTCCAGCAGCTGCACGCTGGTGCTCTTCCCGCAGCCGCTGCTGCCCACAAAGGCCAGTGTCTGGCCGGGCTTCACCGACACGTTCAGCCCATTCAGGACCTGGATGTCCGGCCTGGTGGGGTAGGTGAACTTGCAGTCAATGAACTCGATGTTCCCTTCGAAGTTCTCCTGAAAATAcagcggagggagagaggggggaataAATAACAGACCAAAGGTTATAGGTTTCTCTGTGTGTTAGGGTGCCACCTCCTCTGGTAATAAagagtttcatttcatttaataatagtttttttattattcaaaatgcCTTCCATCTTTAAAGGGCCCTGTGTGAGGTATTTTTCCTTTGAATGTACAATATTTGGTAGAAGGACTAACAATCCTTTCTTGTCTCCTCCATCTACACATCTCTCTTTCATGACTAATGCAAAATTAATGAGGAAAGCAATAATAAATAACACTTTTCATCATGGAGGGAGCAGGCAGCACTGTTTTTGTCATACACTCAGTGTGCAATGTGGTGGAATAGTATAACACATGTCCTCGTACCCATTTATCTCCCTTATCGCTGTAGACGCTGATCAGAGGCACGCGGTCCAGCAGCTTGAAGAAACGTGCTGCGGAGATCTTGGCCTTGGCGTAGTCTGGCGTGTAAGAGGAGGCTCTGCCGAGGGCCGTGCCGCTGGTAACGATGGCTGAGATGACCCTGCCAGAGAAGCCAACACAATGTGACTTATCACACAATCTTTGTGCACATACACAGGCTCAGCAGAGAATTTGGGTTTTTCTCCTTCCCCTGGAAcagacttttattattttaaagtcaGAATTCtcaatatactatatattttcttaaaaaacCCAGTTTCAATGACCTAGTCACATGAGTGTGAGTACACAACAAGGCCGTAAAGGCGGACTAGTCTGCGTGATGACAAGTCTCATTGAGCCACTTGTTTGCAACCTTTTTAAGACCAATAATAGCTTCAAAATTCACAAGTATTAACTGGCGGATTTTACCTCGCAGAACAAAACTGTAAAATCTCTTCCgtttgtgttaaccacagaccttatttaaGTCAcctcacctaaaaaaaaaaacattgacttcgAGATGAGGGAAACTTAAGTGcaaaaatgctgactcatttccAGATTTCACAactcatccctgcagcactttTTGGCAGTGACaggcatgtttaaaaaaaatacaaatcagaCAGTGAAAAGCAGTGTCGCCTGGAATTTGAGGacatatattgtaaaatataagACTTTTTCATTGCTTATGCACAAACTGTGAAATTAGATGACCCAGTAAGTTTTGTGGCCTGTCTAGATATATATACGTTTCatgccaatcagagcagactagACTTTTTCAGGAGgggggcttaaagagacaggcccCGAAATGGAGCGTTttagaaagagggagaaaaatgtgttttttcaacattaaagcatgcacacatgttCGAGTAGAGacccaaaatacaagtatgacCCTGAAAATTATCATTATAATTGTGGATTAAATAGCGATAAGGAAGAGCCTTCTTCTCTCACCTGAACACCAAGCTGAAGTGGAGCCCCTCCTGTTGCACTAAGTAACCTCCAAACCTGTAGGAGGCGGAGTTGGTCAAAAAGATGACGCACTGGGAGAACCCATAGCAGGCCCCGTACACTTTGGCCTTCTTCAGGGCCGCTTGGTACGGAGCGTCTAGCTGGGCCTCGTACGTGTCCACAAAGAGCCTCTCTTTCCCCAGGCCTGCAATGGTGCGGATGTTGTTCAGCGCCTCGCCGGAGATCTACAAATAAAAGACTTGTGTTAAATGGCACAGTTAAGGCCAACAAAAAAGACAGATAGTTGAAAAGAAGTTGTATCTAATTAATTCCTCAGGTGTTTCACCTGTGGAAACTTATGATACAGATAAAGCATTTGCTCAGTTTTTATCGCTCATATCTAATCTTGTGCTGCTGCAGAAAGCCAATTTCCCCATAGGGATCATTACACTTTCAATCCACTTCACTGAGATGCCTGAGGTTTATTGCATTGGAATAAAATGAAATAGTTTAAAGGAAGTTGACAGTAAATTGATTGTGAACTGTCACTGCAACATCGTGACGTTTGATGCACTACGTGCGGTCTGTACCATGACAACATTTTAGGCCTGGGTGGCCCCAGTAGGCATTGAGCCGGACATCTCTGTGCCTGGCTTGCTAAATTACAGGCGCAGCTAATAAAAAGCTACTGTACCAAGATCTGAGTGCTGCTGGAGGGCTGTGGAGCTTTTTCCTCCTGGAGCCTAAAATAGACAATGTGTATAAGCTGTCTCTTATCTGCTGTCAGTAGATGCGTCAACTGATGGCGCCCTCCACCAGAAGGTTTAGCAGGAATGATGACATGTTGCTTTTGACGTGGAACTCAGAATACTGTGTTCAAACGGGTGAAAATAGAGGTTTGGGGAAGCTGTATAAACAACAAAGTCCAACCTGTCCGGCGGTCTCCATCGCCTGCTTGTCCTGCTTAGCGAACCCCGTGAGCATCTTGGCCTGGAAGCCGCCCGAAAGGGCGATGAACGGCAGGAAGCACAGGATGAGCAGCGTGAGCTTCCagctgaagaagaaggacaTGATGATGGCCACGCCTATGTTGGTCAGAGAGTTGACGATCATGCCGATCTGCGAGCCCGTGGCCTTCGAGGGAGACAATTGAAAAAGAAGGGGCGTGACCTCATGTGCAGGTTCTTCCGAGCAGAATTCAACGCACATTTTAATTCAGGATgccaccgccatgtttctaaaGTAGCCCAGAACAGACGAATCAAACACGAGGTGGCACTAAATCTTACACACTGCTCCTGTCATGTGGTTTAGCGCTGAATGTGGGATGAATTTAAAAATCCCTCTCTTTTTATACTGCGGCATTAACTCACTCCTTGAACTTGTGAGGCATCGGTTGCCAGACGGGTTGTCAGAGCTCCGGCGCTGTTCTTGTGATCATCAAACCAGCCAATCTCTTGGCCCAGCATGGCCTGGAACCCGAGCCGCCGTAACCTGCGGGTCAGCAGCTCTCCAGACTTGGAGAAAGCGTAAGCCTGGAGACGCACACGTGGGCAGTATTTTTTGTAAAATCCAAAATACCATCACAGTGATCTTCAACATAATGTAAATCTAAATCAGAGAAAATTGCGTCTTCACCGCCAGAACTCATGGATCAATTATAGAACAGCATCACTGCAAAATGGAATACATTTTTCATTCGAAGAAGCTATTAATTTGACCCAAAGAAAAAGGAGCTCTCTTGTGACTTTCCCTCCAACCTTGAGCACGAGGAGGGGGTGAGGCCGGCAGAGAAGCACTAAAGCAATCAGTCTTGGCGAAGCAGCCTGCTACTCTACCTGCAGCATCTGGGTGAAGAAAGACACCACGCCGACCATGACAAAGAACAGGCAGATACCATCAATCTCCTTCCTCTGAAGCACAGGATCCGTTACTGAGaatgtctacacacacacacagagagagacagagacagagagagatgtgaaAGAACAGAAAACAGAACAGAAACATGTTAATATAGACAGTCATACACAGACAGGGTAAGAAACTATACCCTGTCTTTGGTTTGGCTTCAAATAAGTATGCTTGGAACATAAGCTAGGGACGTCGTGTCGCATAACAGTACACCATGCAAGCTTGTTAGAGTCGGTAAAACTATTCGATTGGGATGGCGGTTTAAAGCCCTGAAGGAAgagtttttatataaatgtataaataattagcttattgtatatttttgtgtatttcagaAATTGCAATGACATCCGGAACCTCACCGCCAGGACTTGACTGAACAGTAGAGAGTAGACGGGGTTGACCCCTCCATTTATGGCAGCACCAAAGGATCCAAAAACCATATAGGGCCACTCGGGTAAGTTGTACTTCAGGATCCTAGTGACTGGAGCAGGCTCCACTGGttcttcctcgtcctctggAATGGCATTCTGAGTAttcacacagacaaatacacaTCAGCCGGCAGTCAAAGCTGTTCCCCGACGATACAACCTGAGGATTaatatagaaaaacaaacacaaagaacatttCAAGTGGCTTGACACGGTTTTGTAATTATTGTGGTCCTGCTTCAACCACCCACATATAAAATTGGCTACCGTGAATTTGTCTGCTTGTGACACAGAGTAGGCTCTGGGGCCAAGCTCTCCGACCATGGGAACAGAAGACTCTGGGATCAGATTGGACAGCTGAGATCGGGAACGCTGGCGAAGAGAGgctctgcaaaaacaaaaatgacaatgtcAAGGAAAGAAAATCACCGCTGATATCCGTCTCTTCATGAATATTCAAAGGGCACAGGAATGTATTGCGCTGCCAGTGTTCTCCGTGCACTCATTACTGGATGCTTGTAACGGTGGCGTTCGAGGACCTCAAGCctcctctgctgtttgcagCACTTGTAAGTGGCTCTTGATGATAGTGTCAGCTAAATGCTCCAAATGTCGAAGTAATTGTAAGAGAGCAATTAAATGAAGGTGCCGGTTCCAGCCATGACACAAAATAATCCTATTTAGATGCACAGTCAGGACCGTGGAAATGGATATTACAGTTTACACAAATGAGTAATACCTCAAACTGGCACGGTAGCTGCCTGCTCTGGATAGATTTAGCCTCGCCGGCTCTTCTTCATTGTCCGCCACTAATGCAAGAGATCCAACAATCAGCAGACCCTCATAGTTTCCACATGTTGACAAATATCTTTCTGGGACATTAAGTTGGACCTACTTTGCCGGGCCTTCTCGTTGAGAGCCTCGTCGCCCTGGCTCTGCAGCGTGACCAGAGTGAAGTAGACGCCCTTCCTCTCCAGCAACTCGTTGTGTTTGCCCCACTCCACGGCTCGGCCGCGCTCGAAGCCCACGATCACGTCGGCGTTCTTTATGGTGGACAGGCGGTGAGCGATGGAGATGGTGGTGCGACCCTTGCGTACCTGTGACGAAACCAAACGCATGTcggaaataagaaaaacaatctCACATGCTTTACACCCAAGTTTGATTTCACATTGTCTTTGTTGGATTTAGtggatttattttcttattgtttGATATGTTGCAGAACTTTCCTCTTGCTATTATATGAAATTACAATGTTAATTCAGCATCTTGAAAGCATCTTGAGTATAACAATGTTGCAGTAGTACTCAGTGGGGTTCTCTTTTGACTCAGGTTATTGAATATCTTTagaaacaaagaacaaaaaggtGACTCTAAACATCATTTTTAATTCAAAggtttttctttgtattgtcCTGCTGGCAACACAATGAAACCATACATCATCCAACCCTTAGATGAGCACAGAAGCTAATTCAGCATACAGAGCGCTCAGACTTACTTTATCCAAAGCCTCTTGAACTATAGCCTCGCTCTCGTTGTCAAGGGCAGAGGTCGCCATGTCCAACAGCAGGAGGCGAGGATTCCTGACCAGCGCTCGAGCGATGGCGATACGTTGCTTCTGGCCGCCGCTCATCTGACCTCCACCCTCTCCCACCAAAGTGTCGAATTTCTGTCCACAGGGAAAGTTATTAGGGCAGTTAAAACTCAGAATTTTCACATGGTCACTTGGAAATCCTGAAACCCTACGAGTCACCTGCGGCAGGTCCATGATGAAGTTGTAGGCGTTGGCCTCCTTTGTGGCAGCAATGATGTCTTCCTTTGAGACGCCGGGTCGACCGTAGCGTATATTCTCAGTAATGGTGGTGGCAAACAGCACAGGCTCCTGCTCCACAATGCCAATCAGCGAGCGCAGCCATTGGATGTTCAGCCCTCTGATGTCATGACCGTCCAGGGTCACCTGAGTTGGAGGGTACAGAGAGCGGGTTATTTGATAGAATTTATGGATGATGCTATTAAAGTATGTTGCCTGCtataatgtgtttctttttttttttgcaacaaagcTAGTTTCAACTGGTAAAGGTGTTAGTCTTGTGCATAATCTTCATTGGGCTGTAAGAGGCTTATTTCCTCCTCTAGAAACTGAAAGCAATAAGAGAGTAAGGTGTGCAAAGACATCTAATTCCAGTAAAAGTGAAAAATGAGGCTGTTAGGGCCCATTGGCTGAATAATGAAACAGATTATCATGTACTTCTATCACCCTCGGGGGACGGTTATTTTTGAATTGACTAGAATAAAGCTCAAAAAGAAGTCAGCAGCGACAGTGTGTCGAGGGAATCTTCAGCCTCACTGGTGGACGGAAAGCACCACTGAGAAAAGCATCATTGTCTCAGCTGTCAAACCCACCATGCCCTCTTTAGGGTCATAGAAGCGCTGGATGAGCTGAATGGCAGTACTCTTCCCAGCTCCGCTCGGCCCGACAAAGGCTGTGGTTTCCCCTGACTTCACTGGAACGCTGAGCTTGTCCAGGATCTGAGTAGagatcaaaatgtattttttccagAAATCAAATTCTCCCCCTCAGCTATACATGACAACGAGTGTAGACGCACGCAAGTACCTTGACTTCAGGTCTGGAGGGGTAGTGGAAGGTCACATTGTGAAACTCAATATCTCCTTTGACCCTGTCAAGCTTGTAACCAACCTCAGATAGACAATCAATCTCCGGCTCCTGGCAGTAGCACATTTATGAAAAATGAGACATGTCAACCCAAAACA encodes the following:
- the abcb11b gene encoding bile salt export pump: MPTGSVKLQSIKKLGHENHSYDFSNEEPAGSNKATTSSKDDGKNQGDADQPAIRVGFFQLFRFATCNDVLMMVVGGMCAVLHGSAQPLMLLVFGLLTDTFIEYDIELNELHDVRKECVNNTIQWKRNYTAAGGLMPPQWDWSLMNNSTLEMFTALKSRTCGLLDIEHEMTNFAFYYVGIAAAVFLLGYFQISLWVTAAARQIQLIRKMYFSKVMRMEIGWFDCTSVGELNTRMSDDINKINDAIADQVSIFLQRFTTFVCGFCIGFVKGWKLTLVIVAASPLIGLAAGLMAMFVARLTGLELQAYAKAGAIADEVLSSIRTVAAFGGEKKEVQRYDKNLISAQRLGIKKGLIMGFFTGYMWLIIFLCYGLGFWYGSSLVVDTEEYTPGTLLQVFFGVLIAAMNLGQASPCLEAFAAGRGAATTIFETIEREPEIDCLSEVGYKLDRVKGDIEFHNVTFHYPSRPEVKILDKLSVPVKSGETTAFVGPSGAGKSTAIQLIQRFYDPKEGMVTLDGHDIRGLNIQWLRSLIGIVEQEPVLFATTITENIRYGRPGVSKEDIIAATKEANAYNFIMDLPQKFDTLVGEGGGQMSGGQKQRIAIARALVRNPRLLLLDMATSALDNESEAIVQEALDKVRKGRTTISIAHRLSTIKNADVIVGFERGRAVEWGKHNELLERKGVYFTLVTLQSQGDEALNEKARQMADNEEEPARLNLSRAGSYRASLRASLRQRSRSQLSNLIPESSVPMVGELGPRAYSVSQADKFTNAIPEDEEEPVEPAPVTRILKYNLPEWPYMVFGSFGAAINGGVNPVYSLLFSQVLATFSVTDPVLQRKEIDGICLFFVMVGVVSFFTQMLQAYAFSKSGELLTRRLRRLGFQAMLGQEIGWFDDHKNSAGALTTRLATDASQVQGATGSQIGMIVNSLTNIGVAIIMSFFFSWKLTLLILCFLPFIALSGGFQAKMLTGFAKQDKQAMETAGQISGEALNNIRTIAGLGKERLFVDTYEAQLDAPYQAALKKAKVYGACYGFSQCVIFLTNSASYRFGGYLVQQEGLHFSLVFRVISAIVTSGTALGRASSYTPDYAKAKISAARFFKLLDRVPLISVYSDKGDKWENFEGNIEFIDCKFTYPTRPDIQVLNGLNVSVKPGQTLAFVGSSGCGKSTSVQLLEKFYDPDQGRVLIDGHDSTRVNVPFLRSKIGIVSQEPILFDCSIEENIKYGDNVRDISINEVISAAKKAQLHDFVMSLPEKYETNVGAQGSQLSRGQKQRIAIARAIIRDPKILLLDEATSALDTESEKTVQGALDKAREGRTCIVIAHRLSTIQNSDIIAVMSRGFVIEKGSHDQLMALKGAYYKLVTTGAPIS